The following are encoded together in the Aliidongia dinghuensis genome:
- a CDS encoding ABC transporter substrate-binding protein, protein MTAAAATPLLGRPAFAAPKRGGFMRIGTNDGSQTDTLDPTTWPGTFTGGAFGGSMCNNLTEILPDRSVAGDVAESFESSDQSKRWVFKLRKGLTFHDGRSVASKDVIASMMHHASPNAKSPAKAIFALLDNIKADDNSTVVFNLTGSSPDFPYMLSDYHLPIMPAKEDGTLDVSNPVGTGPFVLEHWEPGSPAKFKRNPNYHKDNKPYFDEVEFVPIPDVVARTNALLTGEVQFINNCDIKTLAMLRRNRDIRISSTPSTRHFSFDMNTQAAPFDNPHVRLALKYAIDRDEIREKVFFGNAEIGNDNNVAQTLKFWAATPPQYEYDVDKARDHLKQAGLASVSVDLSVSDAAFPGAVAAAQLFKEQAARAGITINVVREPDDGYWSKVWRQKSFTGVDWYGRPTVDWLFSTTLAKDAAWNDTKFNNDRFNQLLVQARSETEAHRADIYREMQQILHDEGGMLVVAFANYIDGVSAKVASGTVGGVYPLDNFKLSERWWMA, encoded by the coding sequence ATGACCGCGGCCGCGGCGACGCCGTTGCTCGGCCGTCCCGCGTTTGCCGCGCCGAAGCGCGGCGGCTTCATGCGGATCGGCACCAATGACGGCTCGCAGACCGATACGCTCGATCCGACCACCTGGCCTGGCACCTTCACTGGCGGTGCCTTCGGCGGCTCCATGTGCAACAACCTGACGGAAATTCTGCCCGACCGGAGCGTCGCCGGCGATGTCGCGGAAAGCTTCGAGAGCTCGGACCAGTCGAAGCGCTGGGTCTTCAAGCTGCGCAAGGGCCTGACGTTCCACGACGGCCGCAGCGTCGCATCCAAGGACGTTATCGCATCGATGATGCACCACGCGAGCCCGAACGCGAAATCGCCAGCGAAGGCGATATTTGCCCTGCTCGACAACATCAAGGCCGACGACAACAGCACCGTCGTGTTCAATTTGACCGGCAGCAGCCCCGACTTCCCCTACATGCTGTCGGACTATCACCTTCCGATCATGCCGGCGAAGGAAGACGGAACGCTCGACGTCTCGAACCCGGTAGGCACGGGCCCCTTCGTCCTGGAGCATTGGGAGCCCGGGAGCCCTGCAAAGTTCAAACGCAATCCGAACTATCACAAGGACAACAAGCCGTACTTCGACGAGGTCGAATTCGTTCCCATCCCGGACGTCGTGGCGCGGACCAACGCGCTTCTGACGGGTGAGGTCCAATTCATCAACAATTGCGACATCAAGACGCTGGCGATGCTGCGCCGGAATCGCGACATCCGCATTTCCAGCACGCCCAGCACCCGTCACTTCTCGTTCGACATGAACACGCAGGCGGCGCCGTTCGACAACCCGCATGTGCGGCTTGCCTTGAAGTATGCGATCGATCGGGACGAGATCCGCGAGAAGGTCTTCTTCGGCAATGCCGAGATCGGCAACGACAATAATGTGGCGCAGACCCTCAAGTTCTGGGCTGCCACGCCGCCCCAGTACGAATACGACGTGGACAAGGCTCGGGATCATCTGAAGCAGGCCGGCTTGGCGTCGGTCTCGGTTGATCTGTCCGTTTCGGATGCGGCCTTTCCCGGGGCTGTCGCCGCGGCTCAACTTTTCAAGGAGCAGGCGGCGCGCGCGGGCATCACGATCAACGTGGTGCGCGAGCCGGACGACGGCTACTGGAGCAAGGTCTGGCGGCAAAAGTCCTTCACCGGCGTGGATTGGTATGGGCGGCCAACGGTCGATTGGCTGTTCTCGACGACGCTCGCCAAGGATGCCGCGTGGAACGACACGAAGTTCAACAACGATCGGTTCAACCAGCTTCTGGTACAGGCCCGATCGGAGACCGAAGCGCACCGGGCTGACATCTATCGCGAGATGCAGCAGATCCTCCATGACGAGGGCGGCATGCTGGTCGTGGCTTTCGCGAATTATATCGACGGCGTCTCGGCCAAGGTCGCAAGCGGCACGGTCGGCGGCGTTTATCCCCTCGACAATTTCAAGCTGTCCGAACGCTGGTGGATGGCCTGA
- a CDS encoding FecR family protein, translating into MPRTRESPAMIESDNLKPMRLSPTNPPDEALQDFDPIEREAYEWVARYMGGEMTPADIEAIKQWYGQSPAHAAAYAKARRVWMGLGPAASAVMRQNGEAGETVSGFRTFRGGPRVVGRRTFLGGAVAAAAAASGYVAVRPPWGLWPSVAEVTADYRTATGEQRQVTFGSALALDLNTRTSIAIRARTASETRIALVSGETAVSAGAASPPLTVTAGAGRVTATRAKFDLRYEDAVVQVTCIEGAIDVECNGASQRLAARQQVGYGADGMSAVTSIDPDAVTAWQRGLLIFDGAPVAQVISEVNRYRPGRIVLMNPDIGQHLLSARLRIAEADKIVDQIVHIFGAKATNLPGGIVILT; encoded by the coding sequence ATGCCGAGAACGCGGGAGTCCCCCGCGATGATTGAGTCCGATAATCTGAAGCCGATGCGTTTGTCGCCGACGAATCCGCCCGATGAGGCGCTCCAAGATTTCGACCCGATCGAGCGGGAAGCCTATGAATGGGTCGCCCGCTATATGGGCGGCGAGATGACGCCGGCCGACATCGAGGCGATCAAGCAATGGTACGGGCAAAGCCCGGCCCATGCCGCCGCCTATGCCAAGGCTCGTCGCGTGTGGATGGGGCTCGGTCCCGCAGCCAGCGCCGTTATGCGGCAAAATGGTGAAGCAGGCGAGACGGTGTCCGGGTTTCGGACATTTCGCGGCGGACCGCGTGTTGTCGGACGGCGCACCTTCCTGGGCGGGGCGGTTGCCGCCGCAGCGGCGGCCAGTGGATATGTGGCGGTCAGGCCGCCCTGGGGCCTATGGCCGTCCGTTGCCGAGGTGACTGCGGACTACCGGACGGCGACCGGCGAGCAACGGCAGGTGACGTTCGGCTCCGCGCTGGCGCTCGATCTCAATACACGGACAAGCATCGCTATCCGCGCGCGCACGGCAAGTGAAACCCGTATCGCGCTTGTTTCCGGGGAGACGGCAGTCTCGGCCGGCGCCGCGTCACCGCCGTTGACCGTGACGGCCGGCGCCGGTCGTGTCACCGCCACCCGGGCGAAATTCGATCTGCGGTATGAAGATGCCGTGGTCCAGGTGACCTGCATCGAGGGGGCTATCGACGTAGAATGTAACGGTGCGTCGCAGAGGCTCGCAGCGCGCCAGCAGGTCGGCTATGGGGCGGACGGGATGAGCGCCGTAACGTCGATCGACCCGGACGCCGTAACCGCCTGGCAGCGCGGTCTGCTGATCTTCGACGGCGCACCGGTCGCCCAGGTGATCTCCGAGGTCAACCGCTACCGGCCAGGCCGGATCGTCTTGATGAATCCGGATATCGGCCAGCATCTCTTGAGCGCGCGGCTCCGCATCGCTGAAGCCGACAAGATCGTCGACCAGATCGTCCACATCTTCGGCGCCAAGGCAACGAACTTGCCCGGTGGGATCGTCATCCTGACCTGA
- a CDS encoding zinc-dependent alcohol dehydrogenase family protein, with translation MKALVYLGPGRKAVEDRPKPEIQAPGDAIVKIAKTTICGTDLHILKGDVPTCAPGRILGHEGVGIVDAVGPAVTAFRPGDKVLISCISSCGKCEYCRRGMYSHCETGGWILGNRIDGTQAEYVRTPHADTSLYHLPTGVDEEALVMLSDILPTGFECGVLNGKIEPGSSVAIVGAGPIGLAALLTAQFYSPASIIMLDLDENRLRVAVQFGATHGINSADGKAVEKVKALTDGRGVDAAIEAVGVPATFELCQDLVAPGGIIANVGVHGHKADLHLERLWSHNIAITTRLVDTSSTPMLLKTVAAGRIDPGRLVTHRFTFDRILDAYDTFAHAGETKALKVIISA, from the coding sequence ATGAAAGCGCTTGTCTATCTCGGTCCGGGACGCAAAGCCGTCGAGGACCGCCCGAAGCCGGAGATCCAGGCTCCGGGCGACGCGATCGTGAAGATTGCCAAGACCACGATCTGCGGCACCGATCTTCACATCCTGAAGGGCGACGTCCCGACCTGCGCACCCGGCCGCATTCTGGGGCACGAAGGGGTCGGCATCGTCGATGCGGTCGGCCCAGCGGTCACCGCGTTCCGGCCAGGTGACAAGGTGCTGATTTCCTGCATCTCGTCGTGCGGTAAGTGCGAATACTGTCGGCGGGGCATGTACTCGCATTGCGAGACCGGGGGCTGGATCCTCGGCAACCGGATCGACGGCACGCAGGCCGAATATGTCCGCACGCCGCATGCCGATACCAGCCTCTATCATCTTCCGACCGGCGTCGATGAAGAGGCGCTGGTCATGCTGAGCGACATTCTGCCGACCGGCTTCGAATGCGGCGTGCTGAACGGCAAGATCGAGCCGGGCTCGTCCGTTGCGATCGTCGGTGCGGGACCGATCGGGCTCGCGGCCCTGCTGACGGCGCAGTTCTATTCGCCGGCGTCGATCATCATGCTCGACCTCGACGAGAACCGTCTCCGCGTCGCGGTACAGTTCGGCGCGACTCACGGGATCAATTCCGCCGACGGCAAGGCGGTGGAGAAAGTCAAGGCGCTGACGGACGGCCGCGGCGTCGACGCCGCGATCGAGGCGGTCGGCGTGCCCGCGACCTTCGAGCTTTGCCAGGATCTGGTGGCACCCGGCGGCATCATTGCGAACGTCGGCGTCCACGGTCACAAGGCCGATCTGCACCTCGAGCGCCTGTGGTCGCACAATATCGCGATCACGACGCGGCTCGTCGATACCAGCTCGACGCCGATGCTGCTGAAGACGGTCGCCGCCGGCCGGATCGATCCTGGCCGCCTCGTCACCCACCGCTTTACCTTCGACCGGATTCTGGACGCTTACGACACCTTCGCGCACGCCGGCGAAACCAAGGCGCTCAAGGTCATCATCTCTGCGTGA
- a CDS encoding amidohydrolase family protein, which yields MSGDAMSPRPAAAPKSANCRLIDWTSKPPLPETSIKAPHLKNYDRIYASTKPAPREETPEEALAAYLAAYDAAGASHVVIKARDLESTFGVKITNEDVAAFCARHGERFIGFAGVDPHKGPQALRELEHAVKELGLRGLNLQCFEHKLAINDPRLYPLYAKCVELDIPVNIHCGVNFSTESSMAFGRPYLLDEVMIAFPGLRACAAPPGWPWVHELIAVAWKHVNLTIGLVFVRPKYLTVPESGYGPLLQYGKKLLRDRIIFGSGFPTLPLASALAEIDELPIDDETKDLWRYGNAARLLRL from the coding sequence ATGAGCGGCGACGCGATGTCGCCGCGACCGGCCGCGGCCCCGAAGAGCGCGAACTGCCGGCTGATCGACTGGACGAGCAAGCCGCCGCTGCCTGAAACCTCGATCAAAGCGCCTCATCTCAAGAACTACGATCGCATCTACGCGTCGACGAAGCCGGCGCCGCGTGAAGAGACGCCGGAAGAAGCCCTGGCAGCCTATCTCGCGGCCTATGATGCGGCCGGCGCCAGCCATGTCGTCATCAAGGCGCGTGATCTCGAGAGCACGTTCGGCGTCAAGATCACGAACGAGGACGTCGCCGCGTTCTGCGCGCGGCACGGCGAGCGTTTCATCGGCTTTGCCGGCGTCGATCCGCACAAGGGGCCGCAGGCCCTGCGCGAGCTCGAGCATGCGGTCAAGGAGCTTGGCCTCAGGGGCCTCAATCTGCAGTGCTTCGAGCATAAGCTCGCCATCAACGATCCGCGGCTTTACCCGCTCTACGCCAAATGCGTCGAGCTCGACATCCCGGTGAACATTCACTGCGGCGTGAATTTCTCGACCGAAAGCTCGATGGCCTTCGGCCGGCCCTATCTCCTCGACGAGGTGATGATCGCCTTCCCCGGCCTGCGCGCCTGCGCGGCACCCCCGGGCTGGCCCTGGGTCCACGAGTTGATCGCGGTAGCCTGGAAGCACGTCAATCTCACGATCGGGCTGGTCTTCGTCAGGCCCAAGTATCTGACCGTGCCGGAATCCGGCTACGGCCCTCTGCTGCAATACGGCAAGAAGCTTCTCCGCGACCGGATCATCTTCGGATCGGGATTTCCGACGCTGCCGCTCGCTTCGGCGCTGGCTGAGATCGACGAACTGCCAATCGACGACGAGACCAAGGATTTGTGGCGCTACGGCAACGCCGCGCGGCTGCTCCGCCTCTAG
- a CDS encoding ABC transporter ATP-binding protein: MSAELMRRDALLEVRGLRVAAGAAAGSAPILHGVDLTVGRGEVLGVIGESGAGKSTIGLAALGLLRPGCRVLGGSVRFDGISLFEAPSRTVRKLRGGRIAYVAQSAFASFNPAQRLLAQTIESSVVHGLMTREQATAKAKELYAQLQLPDPDSFGERFPHQVSGGQLQRAMIAMAIMSDPDLIVFDEPTTALDVTTQIEVLRSIKALVESRNLSAIYVTHDLALVTQIAHRILVLRRGRVVESAETRQMLACPRDDYTRSLWAVREFAKMPAEASTPIIELSGVSAAYHSLRVLHDVDLSVPRRHTVALIGESGSGKSTIAKVITGILPPIGGSVRFEGQRLAPDLRGRSLEQLRRIQLVHQNPDSALNPRRTIEQTLARPLAVFQKVSGSVLRQRVVDLLQMVGLPRDYLHRRPGELSGGEKQRIAIARALAAKPDVIVCDEVTSALDQLVQRDILDLLSELQRQLGVTYIFITHDLATVRAVADDVVVLRNGRVVVAGEKGKVLSPPYEPYTGLLISSVPEIDPDWLDRTFGKGRGAPPHALSMHPNSAVV, translated from the coding sequence ATGAGCGCTGAGCTTATGCGCCGCGACGCGCTCCTCGAGGTTCGCGGCCTCAGGGTGGCGGCAGGTGCGGCCGCCGGCAGCGCACCCATCCTTCATGGGGTCGATCTCACCGTCGGCCGTGGCGAGGTCCTTGGGGTGATTGGCGAGTCCGGGGCCGGGAAGTCGACGATCGGTCTTGCGGCGCTGGGGCTGCTGAGGCCCGGCTGTCGGGTTCTTGGGGGAAGCGTCAGGTTCGACGGCATCTCTCTCTTCGAAGCGCCGTCACGCACCGTGCGGAAGCTCCGCGGCGGTCGGATAGCCTACGTTGCCCAAAGCGCATTCGCCTCATTCAATCCCGCGCAGCGGCTGCTGGCGCAGACCATCGAGAGCAGCGTCGTCCATGGCTTGATGACGCGCGAACAGGCAACGGCGAAGGCAAAGGAACTGTATGCTCAACTGCAGTTGCCGGATCCCGACAGTTTCGGCGAGCGCTTTCCGCACCAAGTCTCAGGCGGCCAACTTCAGCGGGCGATGATCGCCATGGCGATCATGTCGGACCCTGATCTCATTGTGTTCGACGAGCCGACGACCGCTCTCGACGTGACAACGCAAATCGAGGTCCTGCGCTCGATCAAGGCGCTGGTCGAGAGCCGCAATCTCTCGGCGATCTACGTCACCCATGACCTTGCCTTGGTGACCCAGATCGCACATCGGATTCTTGTTCTGCGCCGCGGGCGTGTCGTGGAGTCCGCCGAGACCCGCCAAATGCTTGCGTGCCCGCGGGATGACTATACCCGATCGCTCTGGGCCGTTCGCGAATTCGCGAAGATGCCGGCGGAGGCTTCGACCCCGATCATCGAGCTCTCTGGGGTCTCGGCTGCTTACCACAGCTTGCGCGTTCTCCACGATGTCGACCTCTCTGTGCCGCGACGGCACACCGTGGCGCTCATCGGCGAATCCGGCTCCGGCAAATCCACCATCGCCAAAGTCATTACCGGCATTTTGCCGCCGATCGGTGGCTCAGTACGGTTCGAAGGGCAGCGGCTTGCTCCTGACCTGCGCGGCCGGTCGCTTGAGCAACTCCGTCGAATTCAGCTCGTCCATCAAAATCCGGACAGCGCACTCAATCCCCGGCGGACGATCGAACAAACGCTCGCGCGCCCGCTAGCGGTATTTCAGAAGGTGTCGGGATCGGTACTGCGGCAGCGCGTCGTCGACTTGCTCCAAATGGTCGGGCTGCCACGCGACTATCTTCATCGGCGTCCGGGAGAGTTGTCGGGCGGCGAGAAGCAGCGCATCGCGATCGCCCGCGCCCTCGCAGCCAAGCCTGACGTCATCGTCTGCGATGAGGTGACGTCTGCCTTGGACCAACTCGTGCAGCGCGACATTCTCGACCTCTTGAGCGAGCTCCAGCGGCAGTTGGGCGTGACTTATATTTTTATCACCCACGATCTCGCGACGGTGCGTGCGGTTGCCGACGATGTCGTCGTGCTGCGCAACGGAAGGGTCGTCGTCGCCGGTGAGAAGGGAAAAGTGCTCTCTCCGCCGTACGAGCCCTACACGGGCCTCCTTATCTCATCCGTGCCGGAGATAGACCCGGATTGGCTCGATCGTACGTTTGGGAAAGGCAGAGGCGCTCCGCCGCACGCTCTGTCGATGCACCCGAACTCAGCCGTCGTCTGA
- a CDS encoding ABC transporter permease, with amino-acid sequence MSRFTIQATEAHAAPEAERPATRRRRPRFTVPAVVALAAISLYVVATLFAGWIAPYGQGQIVSQVPFDAWSDKFIFGTDQLGRDVFSRLIYGAQNTVGIAFATTCLSFAAGVTLGSFAALSPGWTDQALSRAVDVLMAIPQLVFALVLLAICGTSMVNLVLIMAVIDSTRVYRLSRSVAMNVAAAEFVQVAELRGESKFWILSREILPNMVPTIVAEFGMRFCFVFLTIAALSFLGVGIQPPAADWGSMVRESATLITYGDPTPLLPAAAIAILAISINVVIDWYLNFIGGNRDER; translated from the coding sequence ATGAGCCGCTTCACAATACAGGCCACTGAAGCCCATGCGGCTCCCGAGGCCGAAAGACCGGCAACACGTCGGCGCCGACCGAGATTTACGGTTCCTGCCGTAGTCGCGCTGGCGGCGATCTCGCTCTACGTCGTCGCCACGCTTTTCGCCGGCTGGATCGCCCCATACGGACAGGGGCAGATCGTCTCTCAAGTGCCGTTCGATGCCTGGAGCGACAAGTTCATCTTCGGAACGGATCAGTTGGGACGGGATGTCTTCAGCCGACTGATCTATGGCGCACAGAATACGGTCGGCATTGCGTTTGCGACGACCTGCCTTTCCTTTGCCGCCGGCGTCACCCTTGGCTCCTTTGCCGCTCTGTCGCCCGGATGGACGGACCAGGCGCTGTCGCGCGCAGTTGATGTCCTCATGGCGATTCCGCAACTCGTGTTCGCATTGGTGCTGTTGGCAATCTGCGGAACCTCCATGGTCAATCTGGTCCTCATCATGGCGGTCATCGACTCGACGCGCGTCTATCGGCTTAGCCGATCAGTCGCGATGAACGTCGCGGCGGCTGAGTTCGTGCAGGTCGCAGAACTGCGCGGTGAGTCGAAGTTCTGGATTCTGTCCCGCGAGATCCTGCCGAACATGGTTCCGACGATCGTCGCCGAATTCGGCATGCGGTTCTGCTTCGTCTTCTTGACGATTGCGGCGCTCTCCTTCCTCGGTGTTGGCATCCAGCCACCGGCGGCCGACTGGGGATCGATGGTCCGCGAGAGCGCGACATTGATTACCTACGGCGATCCGACCCCGCTGCTGCCCGCAGCAGCCATCGCCATCCTCGCGATCAGCATCAACGTGGTGATCGACTGGTATCTGAACTTCATCGGTGGAAATAGAGATGAGCGCTGA
- a CDS encoding STN domain-containing protein has product MASELIRRSRLIPPKAADRFLAACLGALLSTGAAAAQPNEVVAFDIPAQPLASALKAYGAAVPVQLFYDTDLVRGRQSSPVHGAFPSEAALHALLRGTGLSAASFDQGTVTILALPPRTGPMVDLQPAKARTMPFMPYLALVQAGLRSALCLSPATRLDPLERRFQLWLAPSGAVARAELLTPTGSSDRDRAYADALQTISIGEPPPSSMPEPVTLLILPRTTPDAAECSGSDQPAAFQAGSHG; this is encoded by the coding sequence TTGGCGAGTGAATTAATCCGTCGAAGCCGGCTCATCCCACCCAAGGCGGCAGACCGTTTCCTGGCCGCCTGCTTGGGGGCTCTGCTTTCGACGGGGGCGGCTGCTGCGCAACCGAACGAGGTCGTCGCCTTCGACATCCCGGCCCAGCCGCTGGCGTCGGCGCTCAAGGCCTATGGTGCCGCTGTCCCGGTCCAGCTTTTCTACGACACGGATCTCGTCCGCGGACGCCAATCCTCGCCCGTCCACGGGGCCTTCCCGTCGGAGGCAGCACTGCACGCCCTGCTCCGCGGGACCGGCCTTTCGGCAGCCTCCTTCGACCAGGGGACCGTCACGATCCTGGCATTGCCGCCGCGAACTGGGCCGATGGTCGATCTGCAGCCTGCCAAGGCTAGGACAATGCCGTTCATGCCCTATCTCGCTCTGGTCCAGGCGGGCCTGCGCTCCGCGCTGTGCCTGAGCCCGGCGACGCGGCTTGATCCGTTGGAGCGCCGGTTCCAGCTGTGGCTCGCTCCCTCCGGCGCCGTTGCTCGTGCGGAGCTCCTGACCCCGACAGGGTCGTCGGATCGCGACCGTGCCTACGCCGATGCGCTGCAGACGATCTCGATCGGCGAACCGCCGCCGTCCTCCATGCCGGAACCCGTGACACTTCTGATACTGCCACGGACCACCCCCGATGCTGCGGAATGTTCCGGCTCGGATCAACCGGCGGCGTTCCAGGCCGGGTCTCATGGGTGA
- a CDS encoding RNA polymerase sigma factor, producing MGESSNAAALRQLLVGQYDELKRRLARRLGSEDLAGDVLQETYLHLERPGPSGTVKSPKQYLLTIATNIARMGFRRERRSADLAELDAALGFADEAPDPLRNVEAREELAALQRAFAELTPRRRRILFASRVEGIRLRDLAAEFGLSQRAVEKELRAALMLCGLRLDREIVQRFGPKSQQASMESGDAENAGVPRDD from the coding sequence ATGGGTGAATCCTCCAACGCGGCCGCGCTACGCCAGCTGCTCGTTGGCCAGTATGACGAGCTCAAGAGGCGATTGGCCCGCCGTCTCGGCTCGGAAGATCTAGCGGGCGACGTTCTGCAGGAGACTTACCTGCATCTGGAACGCCCCGGGCCTTCCGGCACTGTCAAAAGCCCCAAGCAATATCTGCTGACCATCGCCACCAACATCGCCCGCATGGGCTTCCGGCGCGAGCGGCGATCGGCGGATCTGGCGGAGCTTGACGCTGCGCTGGGCTTCGCTGACGAAGCGCCCGACCCGCTCCGCAATGTCGAGGCGCGCGAGGAGCTCGCGGCACTGCAACGCGCTTTCGCAGAACTGACCCCGCGACGGCGGCGCATCCTCTTCGCCTCCCGTGTCGAAGGCATCCGGCTGCGCGACCTCGCCGCGGAATTCGGGCTCTCACAACGGGCGGTCGAGAAGGAATTGAGGGCTGCGCTGATGCTGTGCGGCCTCAGGCTGGATCGCGAGATCGTGCAGCGGTTCGGTCCGAAATCCCAACAAGCATCTATGGAGAGTGGCGATGCCGAGAACGCGGGAGTCCCCCGCGATGATTGA
- a CDS encoding ABC transporter permease, whose product MRTHVLRMLVLRMLAVRLCFGLATLFLVSLIIFFSVGLLPGDYASEILGQGATPEAVMRFRHELGLDQSAIHRYLVWLNGIVHGDLGRSYASHDGNVRMVADVIGTRLQNSFFLAGVTALIGVPLSVALGITAARFQGGWLDRGMTSAALAAVSCPEFFMAYLLMLVLSVNYHLFYSLAMIEPQMGLGTKLMRIVLPVLTLILIISAHMMRMTRAAVLDVMAHPYVEMARCKGLSNTRILLRHALPNAWAPIVNVIAFNLSYLVVGVVVVEVAFAYPGIGQTMIDAVRTRDVPVIQACALIFAATYIVVNLVADAVSIATNPRLMHSR is encoded by the coding sequence ATGAGAACACATGTCTTGAGAATGCTGGTCTTGAGAATGCTGGCCGTCCGGCTTTGCTTCGGGCTGGCTACCTTGTTCCTGGTTTCGTTGATCATCTTTTTCAGCGTCGGCTTGCTGCCAGGCGACTACGCGTCGGAGATCCTGGGGCAGGGTGCTACGCCGGAAGCCGTCATGCGCTTTCGACACGAGCTTGGGCTCGATCAGTCGGCGATACACAGGTATCTCGTATGGCTGAACGGTATCGTTCACGGCGACCTCGGGCGCTCCTATGCTTCGCATGACGGCAACGTTCGCATGGTCGCGGACGTAATCGGGACGCGGCTGCAGAACTCTTTCTTCCTGGCCGGCGTGACGGCTTTGATTGGCGTTCCGCTGTCGGTGGCGCTCGGGATCACTGCTGCGCGCTTTCAAGGGGGATGGCTCGATCGGGGCATGACCAGCGCGGCATTGGCGGCGGTCTCCTGCCCTGAATTCTTCATGGCCTATCTGCTGATGCTGGTTCTGTCGGTCAATTATCATCTCTTCTATTCGCTGGCGATGATCGAGCCGCAGATGGGGCTCGGCACCAAGCTCATGCGCATCGTGCTTCCCGTGTTGACGCTAATCCTTATCATATCCGCGCATATGATGCGGATGACGCGGGCCGCTGTCCTGGACGTGATGGCACACCCCTATGTCGAGATGGCGCGGTGCAAAGGGCTGTCGAACACGCGGATCTTGCTGCGCCACGCCCTTCCCAATGCGTGGGCGCCGATCGTCAACGTCATCGCCTTCAATCTGTCCTATCTCGTGGTCGGCGTTGTCGTCGTTGAGGTCGCCTTCGCCTATCCCGGCATTGGCCAAACAATGATCGATGCCGTACGGACTCGCGATGTGCCGGTGATCCAAGCCTGTGCGTTGATCTTCGCCGCGACCTACATCGTCGTGAATCTCGTTGCCGATGCCGTGTCGATCGCGACTAACCCGCGCTTGATGCATTCTCGATGA